The genomic segment GCATCTGGATCGCGACGGACCACAACCGGTCCACTTTGTCCGGTCTGGTCGACCTGATGCGCAATATTCTCGTGATTGCGCTCATGATTGAGCTGGTGGGAACCATCCTGTTAGGCAGTCATTTTATTTACGCCGGCTACTACGATGACTGGTACACCGCGTTCTACCACGGTTACTTTGCCTCTGTCAGTGCTTTTACCAATGCCGGGTTTGACCTGCACGGAAATTCCATGCTCGACTTTACCCACGATTACGTATTTCAGACCATCGTGATGATCTTGATTATTTGTGGGGCGATCGGGTTTCCCGTACTCGTGGAGCTGAGAACGTATTTTTCCTATCGCCGTGCAAAAGTGCGTTTCACCTTTTCACTTTTCACCAAGATTACGACACTGACGTTCTTTTCCTTGATCGTCATTGGAGCCCTGCTCATTTTCGTTTTTGAACGGAATCAGTTTTTGGCCGATAAGACCTGGCATGAAATGCTGTTCTATTCGTTGTTCCACTCCGTCTCTTCGCGAAGCGGCGGCTTGGCTACGATGGATATCAGCCTCTTGTCGACCACAACACTCATCATGCTCTCCGGGATGATGTTCATTGGCGCCTCCCCGAGCAGCGTGGGCGGGGGGATACGGACCACGACGTTCTTCGTCCTGATTGCCTCGGTTTTTGCCAACATGCGTGGCTACAAGGAAGTAAAGGTGTTCGGGAGAGAGCTGGTTGATGAGGACATTCAGCGCTCCTTCATCGTCTTTTTCATCGCGATTATCCTGGTGTTCACGTCGGTCATGCTGCTCGTCTGGCTGGAGGATTTACCTTTCCAACACGTCTTGTTCGAGGTCTGCTCTGCTTTTGGTACGACCGGATTGTCTACCGGGATTACGGCTCAGATGGGCATAGGCGGCAAGCTCATCCTGATTATTACGATGATGATCGGACGTATCGGGATTATCAATTTGCTCCTTTTCTTGAAGCGCAATGACCGAATCGTACGCTACCATTATCCGAAAGAACGCATCATCATTGGTCAATAAAGGAAAGGAAATCCCCCACAGCTATGTAGCGGTTGGGGGATTTTTTTCGAGAATCAAAAAGCTGGCAGAGGACAGGTCTGGATATTTCTGCTCAACGGTTCGTGTAATGGTGAAATCACTGTACTTTTTCAAGTAACGCAAGATGTCGCGATCTTTGATCATGTCGACGACCTGGGGTTCTGTCCCATCCGTTACCTTCGTGTAGAGAATGACATGCTTTTTAGCACAAGAGAAGATGTCAACCAATGTTTTTTCAAAGTCTTCCTCATCATCCTCCCAGTATTTCCGGTAATCAAAAGCGACTTGATTTTCCGTACTCATGGTGAGCTTCCCCACTTTCTGCCTGCGAAAATGATGTGTCGCTGCACAGTTTATGCGCGTGAAGGATTTTGATGAAAAAAGCTCCGCCAAGTCATGTTGGCGAAGCCTTTCTTATTATCGAATGTTGGATTAATACGGGCCCCAGTTAATCAAGACCCCGATCACGATAAACACAATGGAGAGAGCTGTCCATACCGCTGTGAGCGGAAGCATGAACTTCAGCCACTTGCCGTAGGAGATGCCACTCATCGCCAAAATACTCATCAGAACACCTGAGGTCGGGTTAATGCAGTTGACCACACCTTCTCCGAGCATCAGCGCCTCTACTGCTACCTGACGAGTAATGCCCATCAGGTCAGCCAATGGTGCCAACAACGGCATCAGCATAACAGCTTCACCTGAACCGGACGAAATCAAGAAATGCAGCCCGGCGCTTCCCAGGAACATCCCAATCGCGCCTGCCATCGGTGAGAGCGGCTCCAGAATGGTAGCAAGCCCGTACACGATAGTATCGAGGAACTTCCCATCTTCCAAAATGACCGTGACCGCACGTGCCATACCCACAATCAAAGCCCCATAAATCAGCCCCTGACAGCCTTTTAAAAACGTTTTGGCGATATCGTTGCCGCTCATCTTGTTGAGCAAGCCTACTCCGATCGCAATGAAAATAAAGATTCCGGACATCTCGTTAACGTCCCATTTGAACAAGATCGTGCAGACGATAAAACCAATCAGAACGATTCCCGTAAACGCCAAGATCAATTTGTGACGAGTAGTAAAATCAACATTTTTCGTGTCTACTTCCATCGTGGTTGAACCACTATCAGAAGGAAAGAGCTCGTCCCCCAAGATACTCTTGTTTTGACGAACCTTGCGCGCGTAACGCCCGATGTACAAAATGGTGACGATCACAAACGTAACATAAATGATGGTGCGGTAGCCGATACCTGAAAACAGTGGCAGCTCCGCAATTTCTTGGGACAAGCCCAGCGTTCCCGGAAAAGCAATGGTCGTATTGAATCCAGCATACACACCCAGATAAATCAGAGCCACGCCGAAGATCGCATCCATTTTCATCGCTCTCGCTATCATGATGCCCAGCGGAACGAAAGCAATGACGGAGTTGACGATGACACCCAACGTACCCAGTACAGAAAAAACGGAAGTGATCAAAATAACCAGCAGCCACTCTCTATTTCCTAATTTTCGGACCATGGTTAGAATCGCTGCGTTGAGTGCACCTGTCTTATCCAAAACAGCCAAAGCACCGCCTGTGAACAGAACGAGGAAGATGATCGGCGCGCCTTTGACCATCCCTGTCTGGATCGCGGTAAAAAACTCGATAAAGCCCGTAGGATTCGGCTCCACCGCATGGTAGCTACCCGGGACAACCGTCGTCACATTGCCGTTTTTTACACGGTCAAATTCTCCTGTGGGGACCACATAGGTAGCCAGCGCACATAGAAGTAAGATGCAAAACAAAAGGACGTAGGCGTCTAACCGAAATAAGCTTTTCTTTTTTAGTTGCTTGCTCTCTGTCATAAGGTAACCCCCTGCGTATGTAGCGGTTCTCTAAGAATGTTGGGCTGCTTCATAAATCGCAGCTGTCATGATTTTTGCCCCATAAATCAAGGCATCTGTCTGAAAAGTCATCTGTGGATGATGCAAAACAGGTGTGAGCCCACATCCCAAACCAATCATCGTGGTAGCCAGCTCAGGGCGGTGAATCGCGTAAAAATGGAAGTCCTCTCCGCCTGGTGTCACACATATATCGGCAATTTTGTCCTCACCCAACACTTGCCCAATTGCCTTTTTGGCTACTTGGATCATGTTCGCATTGGCGACCGCTGCCGGCGTGACTCCCGACCATTCCCACTCCACATCCATGCCCGTCAAAGCCCCTGTCTGACTCATGGCATGCTCGGTTTTTCTCCGCAATTCTGCCATGCCTTCATTGGACTGTGCACGTACATCGAGGCTAAAGGTCGCTCGATCAGGGATAACGTTTACCGTTTCTCCCCCTGCTTGCAATTGAGTCATCTTCACGGAAAAAGAGCATCCGTCTTGCAGGCGAATGTTTTGCAACGCAAAAACCAAAAACGAAGCGGCTTCGATAACATTTTTTCCGAGCGCCGGACGTGCTCCGTGTGCTTGCAGACCTGTAATCGTCCCTCTGATGGAGCTAGACGATCCATGCAAAATCGCTGGAGCAGCACTACCATACGGGACTTCCATTTCCGGGCGCAGATGGACGCCGATCAGCTTTGTCACGCCTTCGAGGGCACCATCCTTCATCATCTGCAAGGCTCCGCCCATCTTCTCTTCAGCAGGCTGGAATAGAAAGCGCATCGTTTTCGGCGGCACCGCTCCGCTTGCTTGAATAGCAAGGGCGCTGTAGAGAGCCAGTGTCGAGTGAGCATCGTGTCCGCATGAATGATTCGGTCTCACCACGCCATCCACTTCCTGTACGAGTGCATCCATATCCGCACGCAAAGCCACGATTTCAGCACTCTCTCCAGGAATCTCAGCATAAAAGCCGTGGTGCCCCTCGAAGCGTGTGACGGCAATACCAGCCGCCTCCAAGCGTTCCTGCAAATATTTCGCCGTTTTCTCCTCGTGCCAGCTCGGCTCCGCCAATTGATGCAAATCTTTGTATGTTTGCACTATTCCGTCGCGATGCTCGTCCATGTATACGAACGGATTCATCCGATTCATCATCCTCCCTGATGTCTATCTCTAGTATCTCGTTTTGCTCTACCGGATGTATAGCAAGAATTGTGCCAATACTGTATTGTTATAAAAGTTAAGCATTTCTGAACAATTATAGATTTTTTAGGTTATAATATAGGTTGTTTTTTGTTGATAATCCCTCCAATATTTCCACCCAAATCAAAAAGCTATTCGGCAGATATAAAGGAGTCGCATCATGATAAAACAGAACCCATGCATCTTATTGATGACCCGGCTGGAGACGATCAGCCTGCTGTTTGCAAACACGCTCACGTCTTTTTTCGGCGACCGCTTGGACATCATTCGAAACCACATGCAAGAACGGCTTCACCCGAGTGTGTACGATGAAGTTGATCTCATCCTCGTTTCGGACACGAGTCTCTTGCACGATCAGCCAGTACCTCCGTCAGACATCCCCGTGCTGCTAGCAAGGCGCACGATTGACATTAACAAACTGGATCAACTCATGGACTTGCCGCCAGGAACACGCTGTCTATTTGTTTCCAACTCCATCGAAATGGTAGAAGGCGCGATTGAGCTCTTGTTTCATCTCGGATTCTCTCATCTTGCATTTGTGCCGTACGTACCTGATACCGAGACTCCGCTTCCTGAAAAAGATCAAATAGATGTCGCAGTCTGTCATGGGCTCAGGGAGCTGATTCCTGCTCATTTTGAAAACGTCATTGAGTTGGGGCACCGCCCTTTGGATTTGACGACGATCTTTGATATTTCGCGCCTGCTTGATCTGTCTCCGGATAAGGCAAACCTGTACACGGCTGATTTCATCAGTGATTTCGTCCATATCGGGCGCAAGCTGACCAACTCGGTACACAATGAACGGAAGCTGAATGAAAAGCTGAGCTCCATTTTAAATGCCGTTCATGAAGGCATCATTGGCACAGATGCCACAGGGCATATCACTGTGCTGAACAAAGAAGCCGAGAAAATTTTGCAAATGACTGAAGCAACTTGTATCGGGCGAAATGTAGCGGAGGTCATTCCCGAATTTCTCATTTTGGAAGTAGTCGAGTCACACACGGAAGTAACGAAGCAAGTATTGGAATTCCGCGATTTGTACCTCTTGGTTACCAAGATTCCCACGTTCTTGGATGATCAGTTTCTTGGCGCGGTCATTACCTTTCAGGACGTGACGAAGGTACAGCAGATCGAACAGGAAATACGGACGAAAAGTGCCAATCTCGGACTGATGACCAAGTATTCGTTTGACAATATCATCGGCAAAAGCCCGTCCATTCAGACCAACAAGCGAGTGGCGACCAAGCTGGCCGAAAGCGACTTTACGATTCTCATCACAGGGGAAAACGGAACCGGGAAGGAAGTTTTCGCCCAAGCCATCCATCAACACTCGACGCGCCGTGACGGTCCGTTCGTCCCCGTCAATTTTGCAGGACTGACCGAGAGCTTGGTTGAGAGCGAATTGTTCGGATACGAGGAAGGTTCTTTTACCGGAGCACGAAAAGGCGGAAAGATGGGACTATTCGAGCTGGCTCACAACGGGACCATTTTTCTGGACGAGATTGGGGATGCCCCACTCAGCATCCAGGCGTCACTGCTTCGTGTTCTCCAGGAAAAGCAGGTCATGCGCGTAGGGGGCTATCGTGTCATTCCAGTCAATGTCCGCGTCATCGCCGCTACCAATTGCAACCTGATGGAAATGGTCAAAAAAGGGACGTTTCGCGAGGATTTGTACTACAGACTGAACGTCCTGCCGTTGCACATCCAGCCACTGCGTGATCGTCCAGAGGATATTTTGGTGCTGATCGATTATTTTTTGCAGAAAAAAAAGCAGCGTCTGTCCTTCTCACGGGAAGTGACGGAACAGCTGCTCCGTTACGATTGGCCAGGCAATATTCGCGAGCTGGAAAATTTCATTCACTATGCAGTCGTCATCGCAGAGGGGAATCAGGTGGAGCTGGCTCATTTGCCGGAGCGTTTTTTTGCGGGGCATGTCTCTACTCAGCCACTTCTCTCTCACCGAGATGATACGCTGGAAGATACAATCCGGTATTTGTCCAGGCAAGGCTCCTTGGTAGATTACGCAGCGATCCTGCAAGTGCTGTCCGATTGCTACAAGCGTCAGGAGCGTATTGGACGCAGTGCCCTGCTCGCGAGAATGGAGAGTCCTACCCCCTTGACTGAAGCCCAAATCAGGCACAAGCTGACCGTGCTGGAACGCGCTGGGTGCGTCTCGATTGGAGTTAAGAAGCAAGGAACTCAGATTACTGCGTTTGGGCAGCAGGTGTTGGCGGCTGTGTTGATTAAGGACAAGGGATAATTATGGTTGTCTTCCAACAGATGTGGAGTCCGAAGCCCTGCCACATGTTTTCCAGTCCAAGCGCCTCTGGAGCCCTACTCAGCGTAGAAATGAATAGCGGGGAATTTCAGCTTTTATCACATACAAAAACGCATTTGCGTTTTCTGGTTTGAAGCGCTCCCGCTATTCATTTCGGAGCGGACAGTCAATCCCCTTTGCGGGGCTTAGGCCGAAGCGTAGACTGGAAATGCACTTCTTCCCTCCACTACAGCATCGGTACCAGCATATAAAAAAAGCGGAAAGGTTTTAGCTCCTCCGCTTTTTTCATGAATCCACCTAGGTAGTCACGATGGACGACTCTATTTTTTCTGGTTGAATCATAGGCAAAATAGGCAGCTCCATCAAATTCCGATGCTTGCCCGGCCCGTAGTAATCCTGTTCCGCGTGAGCAAGACGGAAGCCATAGGCAGACAGCGCGCGAATAGAGGATGCGTTCGTTTCACTCACGGTAACCTGCACGGTGCGAAGTGTTGGAAACTGGCGCAAGGCTTGCAGTCTGGCTTCAATTAGCCGCTTGCCAATGCCTTGGCCTTGGAACTCCTTGCTCACATTGCTGAACAGAAGCCAGCCAGTCGTCTGATACATATCAATGCCGGCGCAGCTAAAACCGATGAGCTGGCCGTTGTAGGTCGCCTTGAAAATCAGCTCAGGAAACAGCTCCATATACTTTTTCAGCTCATGCAAGTTCATTCGATCGGGTAATGTCATATCCGCCAACGTGATCATTTCCGCAAAATCATCTCTTACGACGCGCTCAATCCGCACTTCCACCTTACCCGCCTCCTGTACATTCGCTCTTACATGTACACTGTAGCAAACGGGTATAAAGCTGGAATGGATGGCGTGTGAAGGTCATGTAAAATTCGCGAGCCAGTGGCTATTTTAGCGGAATATAGATGCTCATCTTTATTGCATCTGGGAAACGAGAGCCCCACACATCTGTCACTTCAAAATCGGGTCCCTCTGTTCTCTCGTAATTCGAATTCGGCAACCACGTCCCGTAAATGTACCTGCGTGTGTTTTGCACGAGATCGACGTCCCCGTTCACCTTGAACTCCGCATATTTCCCCGCAGGCAGAGCAAGTGAAATGAAGCCCTCAGGCAGTTCTTCCGGAAAGCCATGAACAGCCTCCCCCACAACAAAGGAAAAGCTACCGTCATCCGCAAATTCGCAGGAAATTCCGTACGACATGTCTGCCGCCGCTTTATTCGGAATCCGCAGAAAATCTTGATTGCTGCCAAACGCTTGATAGAAGCCCGGGATGTCCGTGAAATACTTTTCATCCTGCAAGCTCGTCCGGAACCTGCGTCCAATGATTAAAATTTTGTCCAATATCGTGATCGTCGGTTTGTTCATCGTGATCTCTCCTTTAATCGTTTGGCGAAAGGTCAAGAAGTCCATTTTGGCTTGGTAGGGCAGCGATCGATTTTCTTTGCGATATTTTCCAGGTGTAATGCCGAACTGCTT from the Brevibacillus brevis genome contains:
- a CDS encoding TrkH family potassium uptake protein — its product is MLSSNQKRRLTSVQIIVFAYVGLILISAFLLSLPFFHLPGVSLSFIDSLFTAASAISVTGLTVITIHEVFNQWGILFLTLLFQVGGVGIMTLGTFIWILMGQKIGLEQRIWIATDHNRSTLSGLVDLMRNILVIALMIELVGTILLGSHFIYAGYYDDWYTAFYHGYFASVSAFTNAGFDLHGNSMLDFTHDYVFQTIVMILIICGAIGFPVLVELRTYFSYRRAKVRFTFSLFTKITTLTFFSLIVIGALLIFVFERNQFLADKTWHEMLFYSLFHSVSSRSGGLATMDISLLSTTTLIMLSGMMFIGASPSSVGGGIRTTTFFVLIASVFANMRGYKEVKVFGRELVDEDIQRSFIVFFIAIILVFTSVMLLVWLEDLPFQHVLFEVCSAFGTTGLSTGITAQMGIGGKLILIITMMIGRIGIINLLLFLKRNDRIVRYHYPKERIIIGQ
- a CDS encoding YfcC family protein, producing MTESKQLKKKSLFRLDAYVLLFCILLLCALATYVVPTGEFDRVKNGNVTTVVPGSYHAVEPNPTGFIEFFTAIQTGMVKGAPIIFLVLFTGGALAVLDKTGALNAAILTMVRKLGNREWLLVILITSVFSVLGTLGVIVNSVIAFVPLGIMIARAMKMDAIFGVALIYLGVYAGFNTTIAFPGTLGLSQEIAELPLFSGIGYRTIIYVTFVIVTILYIGRYARKVRQNKSILGDELFPSDSGSTTMEVDTKNVDFTTRHKLILAFTGIVLIGFIVCTILFKWDVNEMSGIFIFIAIGVGLLNKMSGNDIAKTFLKGCQGLIYGALIVGMARAVTVILEDGKFLDTIVYGLATILEPLSPMAGAIGMFLGSAGLHFLISSGSGEAVMLMPLLAPLADLMGITRQVAVEALMLGEGVVNCINPTSGVLMSILAMSGISYGKWLKFMLPLTAVWTALSIVFIVIGVLINWGPY
- a CDS encoding M20 peptidase aminoacylase family protein — its product is MNPFVYMDEHRDGIVQTYKDLHQLAEPSWHEEKTAKYLQERLEAAGIAVTRFEGHHGFYAEIPGESAEIVALRADMDALVQEVDGVVRPNHSCGHDAHSTLALYSALAIQASGAVPPKTMRFLFQPAEEKMGGALQMMKDGALEGVTKLIGVHLRPEMEVPYGSAAPAILHGSSSSIRGTITGLQAHGARPALGKNVIEAASFLVFALQNIRLQDGCSFSVKMTQLQAGGETVNVIPDRATFSLDVRAQSNEGMAELRRKTEHAMSQTGALTGMDVEWEWSGVTPAAVANANMIQVAKKAIGQVLGEDKIADICVTPGGEDFHFYAIHRPELATTMIGLGCGLTPVLHHPQMTFQTDALIYGAKIMTAAIYEAAQHS
- a CDS encoding sigma-54 interaction domain-containing protein produces the protein MIKQNPCILLMTRLETISLLFANTLTSFFGDRLDIIRNHMQERLHPSVYDEVDLILVSDTSLLHDQPVPPSDIPVLLARRTIDINKLDQLMDLPPGTRCLFVSNSIEMVEGAIELLFHLGFSHLAFVPYVPDTETPLPEKDQIDVAVCHGLRELIPAHFENVIELGHRPLDLTTIFDISRLLDLSPDKANLYTADFISDFVHIGRKLTNSVHNERKLNEKLSSILNAVHEGIIGTDATGHITVLNKEAEKILQMTEATCIGRNVAEVIPEFLILEVVESHTEVTKQVLEFRDLYLLVTKIPTFLDDQFLGAVITFQDVTKVQQIEQEIRTKSANLGLMTKYSFDNIIGKSPSIQTNKRVATKLAESDFTILITGENGTGKEVFAQAIHQHSTRRDGPFVPVNFAGLTESLVESELFGYEEGSFTGARKGGKMGLFELAHNGTIFLDEIGDAPLSIQASLLRVLQEKQVMRVGGYRVIPVNVRVIAATNCNLMEMVKKGTFREDLYYRLNVLPLHIQPLRDRPEDILVLIDYFLQKKKQRLSFSREVTEQLLRYDWPGNIRELENFIHYAVVIAEGNQVELAHLPERFFAGHVSTQPLLSHRDDTLEDTIRYLSRQGSLVDYAAILQVLSDCYKRQERIGRSALLARMESPTPLTEAQIRHKLTVLERAGCVSIGVKKQGTQITAFGQQVLAAVLIKDKG
- a CDS encoding GNAT family N-acetyltransferase is translated as MEVRIERVVRDDFAEMITLADMTLPDRMNLHELKKYMELFPELIFKATYNGQLIGFSCAGIDMYQTTGWLLFSNVSKEFQGQGIGKRLIEARLQALRQFPTLRTVQVTVSETNASSIRALSAYGFRLAHAEQDYYGPGKHRNLMELPILPMIQPEKIESSIVTT
- a CDS encoding AraC family transcriptional regulator yields the protein MDTYKRIQDAIDYVEEHLQEEMNISEIASRAHFSAFHFQRLFQAISGFTVQEYIRKRRLSEAARALKQTSDNVLEIAVAYQYQSQEALTRAFEKQFGITPGKYRKENRSLPYQAKMDFLTFRQTIKGEITMNKPTITILDKILIIGRRFRTSLQDEKYFTDIPGFYQAFGSNQDFLRIPNKAAADMSYGISCEFADDGSFSFVVGEAVHGFPEELPEGFISLALPAGKYAEFKVNGDVDLVQNTRRYIYGTWLPNSNYERTEGPDFEVTDVWGSRFPDAIKMSIYIPLK